The Planococcus versutus genome contains a region encoding:
- a CDS encoding DHA2 family efflux MFS transporter permease subunit, with product MGTLNSEEKNKHVKTIPIMTALLISGFMGMFSETALNMALNDLIKEFGISVSLAQWLTTGYLLVLGILIPVSGLLIKRFPTRTLFITSLSFSIVGLLIAAMSPSFSVLLIGRIVQAIGTALLLPLLFHTVLILFPPWKRGTAMGLVGLVMMFAPATGPAAAGIIIDYFNWHMIFWIIIPFLVFALLFGIAFLPNLSTTSKQRIDVLSIVLSTFGFGGIVFGFSYAGGSEGWSSPVVLTSLAIGLLAMAVYVFRQLTIREPVLNLEVFKHPMFSLGIIVTLFANIIIFSANILLPLYMLAGLGLPASKAGLLLLPGGIVNGIMSMVSGRIFDKSGPRGLVIGGFAISTIAVAFFSTVSSSTNLYLIVFFFMLLMVSMSMVTTPSQTNGINQLSPRLYPDGTAIVNSMIQTSGAIGTAIAISILNISQTNHLSHVANPSGAQNQADALIAGVQNAFTFTIIISIIGLFCSLFIKRILVNR from the coding sequence ATGGGTACATTAAACAGCGAAGAAAAAAACAAACATGTAAAAACAATTCCCATTATGACTGCTTTGCTTATCAGCGGATTTATGGGCATGTTCAGTGAAACGGCTTTAAATATGGCATTAAATGATTTGATAAAAGAATTTGGAATATCTGTTTCTCTTGCCCAGTGGTTAACAACCGGGTACCTTTTAGTTCTCGGCATCTTGATTCCGGTTTCCGGACTACTGATCAAACGGTTTCCAACAAGAACGCTTTTTATCACCAGCTTAAGTTTTTCCATCGTTGGATTACTTATTGCGGCTATGTCTCCTAGTTTTTCTGTTTTATTAATTGGACGGATCGTTCAGGCGATAGGAACTGCTCTTTTACTACCTTTACTGTTTCATACTGTGTTAATTCTTTTCCCGCCGTGGAAAAGAGGAACTGCCATGGGGTTGGTAGGACTGGTGATGATGTTCGCTCCAGCTACAGGACCTGCAGCTGCAGGGATTATCATCGATTATTTCAATTGGCATATGATTTTCTGGATCATTATTCCATTTCTTGTATTTGCCTTATTGTTTGGAATTGCTTTTTTACCTAATTTATCAACAACTAGTAAACAAAGAATTGATGTTTTATCGATCGTCTTGTCGACCTTTGGTTTCGGGGGAATTGTATTCGGTTTTAGTTATGCAGGCGGAAGTGAAGGATGGTCCAGTCCGGTAGTGCTAACTTCTTTGGCAATCGGTTTACTCGCTATGGCAGTTTACGTTTTTCGGCAATTGACGATTCGAGAACCTGTATTAAACTTAGAAGTATTTAAACATCCTATGTTTTCACTTGGGATTATTGTAACTCTCTTTGCAAATATCATTATTTTTTCCGCAAATATTTTACTGCCTCTCTATATGTTAGCAGGTCTTGGGTTACCCGCATCCAAAGCTGGACTGCTATTGCTACCTGGTGGCATCGTCAATGGCATTATGTCTATGGTAAGCGGGCGCATATTCGATAAATCTGGACCAAGAGGATTGGTTATTGGCGGATTTGCTATTAGTACAATAGCTGTCGCGTTTTTCTCTACCGTCTCTTCTTCCACTAATCTTTACTTGATTGTTTTCTTTTTCATGCTGTTAATGGTGAGTATGTCTATGGTCACCACACCTTCGCAAACAAATGGGATAAACCAATTATCACCTCGTTTATACCCAGATGGAACAGCTATCGTTAACTCGATGATCCAAACGTCAGGAGCCATTGGAACAGCCATTGCAATAAGTATTTTGAATATCAGTCAAACCAACCACTTGAGTCATGTAGCAAATCCTTCTGGTGCACAAAACCAAGCAGATGCGTTGATTGCAGGTGTCCAAAATGCCTTTACATTTACCATCATTATTTCCATAATCGGTCTCTTTTGTTCGTTGTTTATTAAGCGGATCCTCGTTAACAGATGA
- a CDS encoding nucleoside deaminase, with translation MEIIERVIQLANKNVEEGGRPFSCIITRGDEIIAERANQVAQTNDPTAHAETLAIQEACKKLGTEHLTDCEIYILASPCPMCLGAMYYCSPKKVTYITTREEYKTYYRDDRKYFELENFYDEYPKSIEDRRLPMEQIDHAERLQPYKLWNEKHGTNKA, from the coding sequence ATGGAAATTATTGAAAGAGTTATCCAACTTGCAAATAAGAACGTAGAAGAAGGCGGCAGACCATTCTCATGCATTATCACGCGTGGAGATGAAATTATTGCTGAACGCGCCAATCAAGTAGCTCAAACAAACGACCCAACAGCGCATGCTGAAACACTTGCCATTCAAGAAGCCTGTAAAAAGTTAGGAACTGAACATTTAACAGATTGTGAAATTTATATACTAGCTAGTCCATGTCCTATGTGTTTAGGCGCTATGTATTATTGCAGTCCTAAAAAAGTAACTTACATCACAACTAGAGAAGAATACAAAACGTATTACCGTGATGACCGCAAATACTTTGAATTAGAAAACTTTTACGATGAATACCCCAAATCAATTGAAGATCGACGTTTGCCAATGGAACAAATCGATCATGCGGAAAGATTGCAGCCGTATAAGCTATGGAACGAAAAACATGGAACAAACAAAGCGTAA
- a CDS encoding DUF7662 domain-containing protein, which produces MDMTLEKKYIPLANYFLTAKNPIITLHFTEIEKIMGHNLPNSAYLNYSWWKKTKAPAKHFQAWAAAGYAVKHVEPNRYVVFEKLDLSGMNRTRIVTMISY; this is translated from the coding sequence ATGGATATGACCTTAGAAAAAAAATACATTCCTTTAGCAAATTATTTTTTAACAGCTAAAAATCCAATAATTACATTGCATTTTACAGAAATCGAAAAAATTATGGGACATAATTTACCGAATAGTGCTTATTTAAATTACAGTTGGTGGAAAAAAACCAAAGCTCCTGCTAAGCATTTTCAAGCTTGGGCAGCTGCTGGATATGCTGTGAAGCATGTTGAACCTAACCGTTACGTAGTGTTCGAAAAGCTAGATCTCTCGGGGATGAATCGAACAAGGATCGTGACGATGATATCTTATTGA
- a CDS encoding GNAT family N-acetyltransferase yields MIRPAGHGDARFLADLQKQTESESDFLLYGKGERSLSTQKVRKQIISWNQSGQSVIYLAILNGEHVGYLIAEGNDAARASHRLDLLLAVQKKAQGKGIATALLHKTEEWAEEKAITRLELTILEANTPARKFFEKNGYESEGIRKNAIMIENKPQNEIYMAKMLIS; encoded by the coding sequence TTGATACGTCCTGCTGGACACGGAGATGCTCGCTTTCTTGCAGATTTACAAAAACAGACCGAAAGCGAATCGGATTTTCTACTTTATGGAAAAGGGGAACGCTCGCTGTCTACGCAAAAAGTCAGAAAGCAAATCATCTCATGGAATCAAAGTGGGCAATCCGTCATCTATTTGGCGATTTTAAATGGAGAACATGTGGGATACTTGATTGCAGAAGGTAACGATGCCGCTCGAGCGTCACATCGCCTAGATTTGCTTCTGGCTGTTCAAAAAAAAGCACAAGGCAAAGGAATCGCAACGGCTCTTCTTCATAAAACAGAAGAATGGGCTGAAGAAAAAGCCATTACGCGTCTGGAACTTACCATCCTAGAAGCAAACACGCCAGCTCGAAAGTTTTTCGAAAAAAATGGCTATGAGTCTGAAGGCATCCGCAAAAATGCAATTATGATCGAAAACAAACCGCAAAATGAAATTTATATGGCTAAAATGTTAATTTCATAA
- a CDS encoding MFS transporter: MQPFAGSLIADQGWRSSYMILGVGAFVVIVLVILLLIRKNPEDKGLLPYGMKDASASDFNAEDNIVRGVTFANAKKSLAFYSMFLFLFFMTAVGSFAQHIAPYAIVNGYTIEFAGQVLGYFMIGMLVGSLAFGFLTDKMGVRNTGYMSMSVGIISVLLLIFIPGNAAVFSVGIGLFGFVTASIGTLGPLLTTAIFGTKEYSQIYATIAIGLATAGIVALPGYGYIYDITGNYQIVLYMIIAMLIINIILITFAFKGKKILESKGQYN; encoded by the coding sequence ATCCAGCCATTCGCGGGGAGCTTAATTGCAGATCAAGGCTGGCGCAGTTCTTATATGATTCTTGGAGTCGGTGCGTTTGTCGTGATTGTGCTTGTTATCTTACTCTTAATTCGTAAAAACCCAGAAGACAAAGGGCTTTTACCCTATGGTATGAAAGATGCAAGTGCTTCAGATTTTAATGCAGAAGACAATATCGTGCGAGGCGTTACTTTTGCTAATGCCAAAAAGTCACTTGCCTTTTATTCGATGTTCTTATTCCTATTCTTTATGACGGCAGTCGGCAGTTTTGCACAACATATTGCTCCTTATGCGATTGTCAACGGCTACACAATTGAATTTGCGGGTCAGGTGTTAGGATACTTCATGATTGGAATGCTTGTTGGTTCACTGGCCTTTGGCTTTTTGACAGACAAAATGGGTGTTCGTAACACAGGATACATGTCAATGTCAGTTGGTATTATCTCGGTTTTACTACTAATCTTCATTCCTGGAAACGCTGCAGTTTTTAGTGTAGGAATTGGCTTGTTTGGGTTTGTGACGGCATCAATTGGAACATTGGGACCGTTATTGACTACAGCAATTTTTGGTACGAAAGAATACAGTCAAATTTATGCAACGATCGCAATTGGATTAGCGACTGCTGGTATTGTTGCTTTGCCTGGGTATGGGTACATTTACGATATCACGGGGAACTATCAAATTGTTTTGTACATGATTATTGCTATGCTCATTATCAATATCATCTTAATTACTTTTGCATTTAAAGGGAAAAAGATACTTGAAAGCAAAGGGCAATACAATTAA
- a CDS encoding Nramp family divalent metal transporter codes for MPDKESNRSNGHYKSYKDIASSPRRRSKILLFLGPAFIAGVAYIDPGNFATNITAGSEYGYMLLWVVLASNLMAILIQSLSAKLGIATGKNLPEISREKFSKPVTFGLWIQGELVVMATDLAEFIGAALGLYLLFGIPLLPAALISAVGSFAILELQRRGVRPLEAGIAGMVFIVVVAFGLQVFFAKPDGSLILAGLFTPQFKDVNSVMLAAGIIGATVMPHAIYLHSALTQNRIVGKTETERKKIYRFELIDILLAMLIAGAVNASMLIVAAALFFKNGLQVQDLEVAYTQFAELSGPLFAILFGIALLAAGLASSTVGTISGDIIMQGYIKRRISLYLRRAITVIPPLVVIAIGVNPTTALVLSQVILSFGIPFALIPLIIFTSNKKIMGGLVNHKVTSLLAWLIAAVIIALNVFLLVETFQGLL; via the coding sequence ATGCCAGATAAAGAGTCAAATCGATCAAACGGACATTATAAATCGTATAAAGACATAGCAAGTTCTCCCAGAAGACGAAGTAAAATATTGCTGTTTTTAGGACCTGCTTTTATTGCTGGAGTCGCATACATTGATCCAGGAAATTTCGCTACCAATATCACCGCAGGATCTGAATACGGGTACATGTTATTGTGGGTAGTTCTGGCTTCAAATTTAATGGCAATTCTCATTCAATCTTTGTCCGCTAAATTAGGAATTGCCACTGGCAAAAACCTTCCTGAAATTTCAAGAGAAAAATTTTCAAAACCAGTCACCTTTGGACTGTGGATTCAAGGTGAGTTAGTTGTCATGGCTACAGACTTAGCTGAGTTTATAGGAGCTGCCTTAGGACTTTACTTATTGTTTGGAATTCCGTTATTGCCTGCTGCTTTAATTTCAGCTGTTGGTTCATTTGCGATACTTGAATTGCAACGTAGAGGGGTTCGACCGCTCGAGGCCGGAATAGCCGGAATGGTGTTTATCGTCGTTGTGGCTTTTGGATTACAAGTGTTCTTTGCGAAGCCAGACGGTTCGTTGATTCTTGCGGGTCTTTTTACGCCACAGTTTAAAGATGTCAATAGCGTCATGCTGGCTGCTGGAATTATCGGTGCTACTGTAATGCCGCATGCCATATATTTGCATTCAGCTTTGACTCAAAATAGAATTGTGGGTAAAACTGAAACGGAACGAAAGAAAATTTATCGCTTTGAGTTAATTGATATTTTGCTTGCGATGTTGATCGCCGGAGCGGTCAATGCATCCATGCTGATTGTCGCGGCAGCTCTTTTTTTCAAGAATGGTCTCCAAGTTCAAGACCTTGAGGTAGCATACACTCAGTTTGCTGAGTTGAGTGGACCATTATTTGCGATCTTATTCGGAATCGCTCTGCTCGCAGCAGGTTTGGCCAGTTCTACTGTAGGCACAATTTCTGGCGATATTATTATGCAAGGGTATATCAAACGGCGAATTTCACTTTATTTGAGAAGAGCAATTACTGTTATTCCACCTCTTGTCGTCATTGCCATCGGCGTTAATCCGACAACCGCACTGGTGCTTAGTCAGGTCATTTTATCTTTTGGGATCCCTTTTGCTTTGATCCCTTTAATCATTTTTACAAGCAATAAAAAAATTATGGGTGGCTTAGTAAATCACAAAGTCACCAGTTTGCTCGCTTGGTTGATTGCAGCAGTCATCATCGCGTTAAATGTTTTCTTGTTAGTCGAGACCTTCCAAGGCTTACTGTAA
- a CDS encoding DUF4064 domain-containing protein, whose amino-acid sequence MVWLQNNKGLLEDTLNEGAQDQPEVSTADMEAFLDVLGTGGWLLVGTSVVAIVLGIVAMVLLKGNNKPMAAGIIFLVTAVIGSFVTGGAGILAGIFYLVAGIMALVRKPQRLVER is encoded by the coding sequence ATGGTATGGCTTCAAAACAATAAAGGGCTATTGGAAGATACATTAAACGAAGGAGCTCAAGACCAACCAGAAGTTAGTACCGCTGATATGGAGGCTTTTCTCGATGTGTTAGGCACGGGTGGCTGGCTGCTTGTTGGCACTTCGGTTGTTGCTATTGTGTTAGGAATTGTCGCAATGGTCTTGCTTAAAGGAAATAACAAACCAATGGCAGCAGGAATCATTTTCCTTGTTACTGCAGTAATCGGTTCATTCGTCACAGGTGGAGCCGGTATTTTGGCCGGTATCTTTTATTTAGTTGCTGGTATTATGGCGCTTGTCCGGAAGCCGCAGCGACTGGTCGAGAGATAA
- a CDS encoding ABC transporter permease has product MSNFIKLIWNEQIKLYAQKSTWVMFIFILAIAIGGGFLTKFMGDESDFKEYGQNWQTELQEENEQLATDMEKDEFLQFSNPPIIEENNYYLEENIKPKPYDGWEYVLENSFLSSLISLFTIVVAAGIISNEFKWGTIKLLLIRPISRTKILFSKYVSVLIFALTLLIFLLVTSWITGAVLFGLNGLNPTFVQQQTEGFAQVGVLGEIVEAYGYSLVTLVMMATFAFMISAIFRSSGMAIGLAIFLMMAGNAIVAFLAQYDWAKYILFANTNLKQYMAGGMPINEDMTLTFSIVVLVVYFVIFIAAAWTAFTKRDIAGQ; this is encoded by the coding sequence TTGAGTAATTTTATAAAATTGATTTGGAACGAGCAAATAAAATTATATGCCCAAAAGTCAACGTGGGTCATGTTTATCTTCATACTAGCAATCGCAATAGGCGGCGGGTTTTTAACAAAATTTATGGGAGATGAATCTGATTTTAAAGAATACGGCCAAAACTGGCAAACAGAACTTCAAGAAGAAAATGAACAACTAGCAACTGATATGGAGAAAGATGAATTTCTGCAATTCTCTAATCCTCCGATTATTGAAGAAAACAATTATTACTTGGAAGAGAATATAAAACCCAAGCCTTATGACGGGTGGGAGTATGTATTAGAAAATAGTTTTCTTTCGTCATTGATCAGCTTGTTTACGATTGTGGTGGCGGCGGGAATCATTTCAAATGAATTTAAATGGGGTACTATTAAATTATTACTCATTCGTCCTATTTCCCGAACCAAGATTTTGTTTTCTAAATACGTTTCGGTTTTGATTTTCGCACTTACGTTACTGATTTTCTTATTGGTGACGTCTTGGATAACAGGAGCTGTGTTATTTGGGTTAAATGGACTGAATCCGACATTTGTTCAGCAACAGACAGAAGGTTTTGCTCAAGTGGGTGTATTGGGTGAGATTGTCGAAGCGTATGGTTATAGTCTTGTTACATTAGTTATGATGGCGACGTTCGCCTTTATGATTTCCGCTATTTTCAGAAGCAGTGGCATGGCCATTGGTTTAGCTATTTTCTTGATGATGGCAGGCAATGCGATTGTGGCGTTCTTGGCTCAATACGATTGGGCAAAATACATTTTATTTGCAAATACGAATTTGAAACAGTATATGGCGGGCGGCATGCCAATCAATGAAGATATGACATTGACGTTTTCTATCGTCGTGTTGGTCGTCTATTTTGTAATTTTCATAGCTGCTGCATGGACTGCGTTCACCAAACGCGATATCGCAGGACAGTAA
- a CDS encoding ABC transporter ATP-binding protein, with protein sequence MSKTAMQLINLKKTIGKKPIIKGLDFEIKAGEVFGFLGPNGAGKTTTIRMMVGLIDITEGDVLIEGKSIKTDFKGAIQHVGAIVENPEMYPFLSGWKNLQQYARMVNGVTEERMNKVISLVGLENAIHEKAGRYSLGMRQRLGIAQALLHRPSILILDEPTNGLDPSGIREIRKYIRNLAEKEDVAVIVSSHLLTEIELMCDRIGVIKNGELIAIEAVRSIRNEEALQTVFIEAEPLTLAKNYLDAEMPNTVSLVEKELSMSVKREEIPAILKKLVEQGISIYGVRVLQATLEDKFFDLIGENTIE encoded by the coding sequence ATGTCAAAAACAGCAATGCAGTTAATCAATTTAAAAAAGACGATTGGCAAAAAACCAATCATAAAAGGCTTGGATTTTGAAATAAAAGCCGGTGAAGTGTTTGGGTTTTTGGGACCAAACGGAGCGGGGAAGACCACGACGATTCGTATGATGGTTGGCTTGATTGACATTACAGAAGGCGATGTACTGATTGAAGGCAAAAGCATCAAGACCGACTTTAAAGGCGCGATTCAACACGTTGGCGCGATTGTTGAAAACCCGGAAATGTATCCGTTTTTAAGCGGTTGGAAAAACTTGCAGCAATATGCCCGTATGGTGAATGGAGTGACAGAAGAGCGCATGAACAAAGTGATTTCACTAGTGGGCTTGGAAAACGCCATTCATGAAAAAGCTGGCAGGTATTCATTAGGAATGCGTCAGCGGTTAGGCATTGCACAAGCTTTGTTGCACAGACCTTCTATTTTAATACTAGATGAGCCAACAAACGGACTCGATCCTTCGGGAATCCGTGAAATTCGCAAATACATACGCAACTTAGCGGAAAAAGAAGATGTAGCCGTTATTGTTTCGAGTCACTTATTGACAGAAATTGAATTGATGTGCGACCGGATTGGCGTTATCAAAAATGGCGAATTGATCGCGATTGAAGCTGTTCGAAGTATAAGAAACGAAGAAGCGTTACAAACTGTGTTTATTGAAGCAGAGCCGTTAACGCTTGCGAAAAATTACTTGGATGCCGAAATGCCCAATACGGTTAGTTTAGTGGAAAAAGAACTTTCGATGTCCGTCAAACGTGAAGAAATTCCTGCAATTTTGAAAAAGTTAGTAGAACAAGGAATTAGCATTTACGGTGTTCGTGTCTTGCAAGCTACGCTTGAAGATAAATTCTTTGACTTGATTGGAGAGAATACCATTGAGTAA
- a CDS encoding N-acetylneuraminate lyase, giving the protein MKGLFTALIVSYDKDGEINEKGLREIIRYNVDVCKVDGLYVNGSTGENFMISTEEKKQIFRIVKDEVKDQVELIAQVGSINLKESIELAKYATDLGYGALSAVTPFYYKFDFEEIKHYYNEIINSVDNKMIIYSIPFLTGVNISLEQFAELFENEKIIGVKFTAGDFYLLERMRKTFPDKLLYAGFDEMLLSAAVLGVDGAIGSTFNVNGQRAREIYELANKGEIAKAREIQHETNDFITELLNNGLYQTLKEILKEKGVDAGYCRQPMKELSEEKVDTAKRIAATYF; this is encoded by the coding sequence ATGAAAGGTTTATTTACAGCATTAATAGTTTCTTACGATAAAGACGGAGAAATCAACGAAAAAGGATTACGAGAAATTATTCGGTATAATGTAGATGTATGTAAAGTAGACGGCTTGTATGTAAACGGCAGCACAGGAGAAAACTTTATGATTTCTACAGAAGAAAAGAAACAAATTTTCCGCATCGTTAAAGATGAAGTAAAAGACCAAGTCGAGTTAATCGCACAAGTAGGATCGATCAACTTAAAAGAATCCATTGAACTTGCTAAGTACGCAACTGATTTAGGCTATGGTGCACTTTCTGCAGTTACGCCGTTTTACTATAAGTTCGACTTTGAAGAAATCAAGCATTATTATAATGAGATTATTAATTCAGTAGATAACAAAATGATCATTTACTCGATTCCTTTCTTAACAGGAGTAAATATCAGTTTGGAACAATTTGCAGAGCTTTTTGAAAACGAAAAAATCATTGGTGTGAAATTCACGGCTGGTGATTTCTACTTGCTAGAAAGAATGAGAAAAACGTTTCCAGACAAACTACTTTACGCTGGATTTGATGAAATGCTTCTATCTGCAGCAGTTCTTGGTGTGGACGGTGCGATTGGCAGTACGTTCAACGTCAACGGACAACGCGCGCGCGAAATTTACGAATTGGCCAACAAAGGTGAAATTGCAAAAGCGCGTGAAATCCAACATGAGACCAATGATTTTATCACGGAATTATTGAACAACGGTCTTTACCAAACGCTAAAAGAAATTTTAAAAGAAAAAGGCGTTGACGCAGGTTATTGCCGTCAGCCGATGAAAGAACTATCAGAAGAAAAAGTAGATACAGCTAAACGCATTGCAGCAACGTATTTCTAA
- a CDS encoding N-acetylmannosamine-6-phosphate 2-epimerase yields the protein MDKQSLLAKLERGLIVSCQALEDEPLHSSYIMSRLAVAAQEGGAVGIRANSYEDISAIKKLVDLPVIGIVKRDYADSKVFITATLKEVEEVVKSGADIIALDATDQLRPNGQRLDEFYAEVRQAFPSVLLMADISTFEEGVNASGLGFDLVATTLSGYTDYTRDQKLPNIDLIKSLAEAIDTPVMAEGGYWKPEELEKAVASGAHACIVGSAITRPREITKRFVSSLTK from the coding sequence ATGGATAAACAGTCATTACTAGCAAAACTAGAGCGAGGGCTGATTGTCTCATGTCAGGCATTAGAAGATGAACCTTTGCACAGTTCTTACATCATGTCGAGACTCGCAGTAGCAGCACAAGAAGGTGGCGCTGTTGGTATTAGAGCCAACAGCTATGAAGACATCAGTGCCATCAAAAAGCTCGTTGACTTGCCAGTCATTGGCATTGTTAAGCGTGATTACGCCGACAGCAAAGTGTTCATCACAGCTACGTTAAAAGAAGTGGAAGAAGTAGTAAAGTCAGGCGCGGACATTATCGCACTTGATGCAACAGATCAGTTACGACCGAACGGCCAACGACTGGATGAGTTTTATGCAGAAGTGCGTCAAGCTTTTCCGAGTGTTCTGTTGATGGCAGACATTTCAACCTTTGAAGAAGGCGTAAACGCAAGTGGATTAGGCTTTGACTTAGTAGCAACGACACTTTCAGGGTATACGGATTACACGAGAGATCAGAAGCTACCGAATATCGATTTGATCAAATCGCTGGCTGAAGCAATTGATACACCCGTAATGGCAGAAGGTGGTTACTGGAAGCCAGAAGAATTAGAAAAAGCGGTAGCTTCCGGAGCTCATGCGTGTATTGTCGGGTCTGCGATTACGCGACCGAGAGAAATCACTAAGCGATTTGTTTCAAGTTTGACCAAGTAG
- a CDS encoding MurR/RpiR family transcriptional regulator gives MKPQTKLGGLKPTLLMIQMKADFTKSDTKIYEYILANKEKVLYHSLTEMAEACCVAEATLLRFFRKLDYKGFQDFKFTFAQEISSTVTDATDDTYVDKVKNNVIQVITDTADVVEEDLLEQAIMKIAESEDVVIFGIGSSGIAALDMQNRFMRIGKNASIITDSHFQMMRAASMTEKTVVIAVSLTGSTKDIVDAVSASKASGATVIALTSYTKSPLTKFADLVLLSSAKESPLDSGSLVSKISQLFLIDLICTGLAMKNEKEAKATQLKISENTASKLY, from the coding sequence ATGAAACCACAAACGAAGTTAGGCGGTCTGAAGCCGACATTATTGATGATACAGATGAAAGCAGATTTCACGAAGTCTGATACTAAAATATACGAATACATTTTGGCAAACAAAGAAAAAGTTTTGTATCATTCGCTAACAGAAATGGCTGAAGCCTGTTGCGTTGCAGAAGCTACTTTGTTGCGTTTTTTCAGAAAGCTAGACTACAAGGGCTTTCAAGACTTCAAGTTTACATTTGCTCAAGAAATTTCATCAACGGTGACTGACGCTACTGACGATACATACGTGGATAAAGTAAAAAACAATGTGATTCAAGTGATTACGGATACTGCTGATGTAGTTGAAGAAGATTTGCTTGAACAAGCCATTATGAAAATTGCTGAATCTGAAGATGTTGTCATTTTTGGGATTGGTTCATCCGGAATTGCAGCGTTAGATATGCAAAATCGATTTATGCGAATCGGCAAAAATGCCAGTATTATCACAGATTCACATTTTCAAATGATGCGAGCAGCTTCTATGACGGAAAAGACCGTCGTCATTGCAGTTAGTTTGACCGGTAGCACAAAAGACATTGTCGACGCTGTAAGTGCATCAAAAGCGAGTGGTGCAACAGTAATCGCGTTAACGAGCTATACAAAATCCCCTTTGACAAAATTTGCTGATTTAGTCTTATTATCCTCAGCCAAGGAAAGTCCACTAGATAGTGGTTCGTTAGTTTCGAAAATATCTCAGCTGTTTTTGATTGATTTAATTTGCACTGGTCTAGCCATGAAAAATGAAAAAGAAGCAAAAGCAACACAATTGAAAATCTCAGAAAACACAGCAAGTAAATTGTATTAA
- a CDS encoding ROK family protein — protein sequence MLVAVFDIGGTNIKYGIGDSHGHILAEDVTPTGASKGGAVLVEKIEHLTKQLQQQWPITGVAISTAGSIDSAAGKVIYATQTIPGYTGMNVKKLLETRLQLPVEVENDVHCGALGELWKGVASDSQQLLFLTIGTGIGGSLALHGQIHKGASHLASAIGHMNLYPNGRLCSCGQKGCFEQYASVSRLEQKIQEIQPHQQVPAFMESVKRGDEESVNLFHEWLNDLVIGLQSLIYVWNPDSVVIGGGISAQGKWLEQEIESALFKNLLEPFKEKLVIRLAKNGNRSNLLGAIKNYELQQVRREIR from the coding sequence ATGTTAGTCGCTGTATTCGATATTGGTGGAACAAATATTAAGTATGGTATTGGAGATTCTCACGGGCACATACTTGCTGAAGATGTAACGCCCACAGGCGCATCTAAAGGCGGAGCAGTATTGGTTGAAAAGATTGAGCACCTGACAAAACAACTTCAACAACAGTGGCCCATTACAGGGGTGGCTATTAGTACAGCAGGATCGATTGACTCAGCAGCGGGTAAAGTAATTTATGCGACGCAAACCATTCCAGGCTATACAGGGATGAACGTTAAAAAACTGCTAGAAACCAGACTTCAGCTTCCGGTCGAAGTTGAAAATGATGTCCATTGCGGCGCGCTTGGAGAACTTTGGAAAGGCGTTGCATCAGATTCGCAACAGCTATTGTTTTTGACCATTGGAACAGGAATTGGTGGTTCACTCGCATTACATGGGCAAATCCACAAAGGAGCTAGTCATTTAGCCAGTGCCATTGGTCATATGAATCTCTACCCTAACGGTAGACTTTGTTCATGTGGCCAAAAAGGCTGCTTTGAACAATACGCATCTGTTAGTAGGCTAGAGCAAAAAATACAAGAAATTCAGCCACACCAACAAGTTCCTGCATTTATGGAAAGTGTCAAACGTGGTGATGAAGAGTCTGTAAACTTATTTCATGAATGGTTAAATGACTTAGTGATTGGTTTGCAATCCTTGATCTATGTTTGGAACCCCGACTCGGTTGTAATTGGAGGCGGGATTTCAGCTCAAGGAAAATGGTTAGAGCAAGAAATTGAGAGCGCTTTGTTCAAGAATTTGCTAGAACCTTTCAAAGAAAAGCTTGTCATTCGTTTAGCAAAAAACGGCAATCGCTCGAATTTACTAGGTGCTATTAAAAACTACGAACTTCAACAAGTGAGGCGAGAGATCAGATGA